From Candidatus Pedobacter colombiensis, one genomic window encodes:
- a CDS encoding nicotinate phosphoribosyltransferase, whose translation MNNILLQTDVYKMGHMEQYAPGCNKVYSYLTARSDKNFDETVFFGLQYYIKRYLSEPITPEMGEEFLTYRKMILGSNSEEIEVKIRALCQLGYLPIEIKAVEEGTIMPVRNVLMTITNTHPDFYWVVGFMESLLLKLWYTITVATCSRQYREIVSRFFNETDEEAMTPAKDFHVHDFGYRGDASEEGAAISGVAHLLSFLGSDNVPALPCAVEYYNADLNGEPILLSVPASEHSVMCSFGREDEISAFRHMLELYPTGIVSIVSDTFDVYKVLTDFAEVFKDDILKRDGKVVFRPDSGNPEYIICGNPEAEPGSNEWKGAIRLLDEKFGSSLNNKGYKVLNPKVGLIYGDGMYLERYVRTLERLKEMGYAASNLVIGVGGILRNHSRDTLGFAIKATYVEVNGEPREIEKDPVTDHKKKSHKGLLSLQKVDDKYITKDQCNVAEEADSLLQVVYKDGHLVKETSLSEIRKLVKAQELVLVADI comes from the coding sequence ATGAACAATATCCTTTTGCAAACAGATGTATATAAAATGGGCCATATGGAACAATATGCCCCGGGATGTAATAAAGTATATTCTTACCTGACTGCTCGCAGTGATAAAAACTTTGATGAAACTGTTTTCTTCGGATTGCAATATTATATAAAAAGATATTTATCAGAACCTATTACTCCAGAAATGGGTGAAGAGTTTTTGACCTACCGAAAAATGATCCTCGGAAGTAATTCTGAGGAGATTGAAGTTAAAATCAGAGCTCTATGCCAGTTGGGGTATCTGCCAATTGAAATTAAAGCGGTTGAAGAAGGTACCATTATGCCGGTACGAAATGTACTGATGACTATTACAAATACACATCCTGATTTTTATTGGGTGGTAGGTTTTATGGAGAGTTTACTACTTAAGCTGTGGTACACCATTACGGTGGCTACATGTAGTCGTCAATACCGTGAAATTGTAAGCAGATTCTTTAATGAAACCGATGAAGAGGCCATGACTCCTGCTAAAGATTTCCATGTGCATGATTTCGGATATCGTGGCGATGCTTCTGAAGAAGGTGCTGCCATTAGTGGTGTAGCACATTTGCTTTCTTTTTTGGGAAGTGATAATGTACCTGCATTGCCTTGTGCAGTGGAGTACTACAATGCAGATCTGAATGGTGAGCCTATTTTACTTTCTGTACCCGCCAGTGAGCACAGTGTGATGTGTTCTTTTGGAAGAGAAGATGAGATCAGTGCATTCAGGCACATGCTTGAACTTTATCCAACTGGCATCGTTTCTATCGTATCTGATACTTTTGACGTATACAAAGTACTGACAGATTTTGCAGAAGTATTTAAGGATGATATTCTTAAAAGAGATGGTAAAGTTGTATTTAGACCTGATAGTGGTAATCCGGAATATATTATCTGTGGTAATCCTGAGGCTGAACCTGGCAGTAATGAGTGGAAAGGCGCTATCCGTTTACTGGATGAGAAATTTGGAAGTAGCTTGAACAACAAAGGTTATAAAGTACTGAATCCTAAAGTGGGCCTGATTTACGGTGATGGTATGTATCTGGAAAGGTATGTCCGTACACTGGAACGCCTTAAAGAAATGGGCTATGCGGCCAGTAATCTAGTAATTGGTGTCGGTGGAATTTTAAGAAACCACAGTAGGGATACGCTTGGATTTGCCATCAAAGCTACTTATGTTGAGGTGAATGGAGAGCCTAGGGAAATTGAAAAAGACCCGGTAACAGATCACAAGAAGAAATCTCATAAGGGCTTACTTAGTCTACAAAAAGTAGATGATAAATATATTACCAAAGATCAGTGTAATGTGGCTGAAGAAGCAGATTCTTTATTGCAAGTGGTGTATAAGGATGGTCATTTGGTA